From the genome of Halorussus caseinilyticus, one region includes:
- a CDS encoding VIT1/CCC1 transporter family protein: MAAYRVRGDLYPLHPPGVADGGVKLPVTTLRTDSFTVGDVTEAMLEVLLGDDARSSGAYLAEFVYGANDGIVTTFAVVAGVAGASLSPSIVLVLGAANLFADGFSMGMSNYLSRQSELAYRESQGDDADPDGKSPASTALATFVAFVLAGVMPLVPYAFGIRPLFPAAVAVTGVTFFAVGASRSLVTARGWVRSGAEMFAIGMLAAVVAFVVGDLLAGAA, translated from the coding sequence ATGGCCGCGTATCGGGTTCGCGGCGATTTGTATCCGTTGCATCCGCCCGGCGTCGCCGACGGCGGAGTGAAACTCCCCGTCACCACGCTACGGACAGACTCTTTCACCGTCGGCGACGTAACCGAGGCCATGCTCGAAGTCCTGCTCGGCGACGACGCTCGCTCGTCGGGCGCGTACCTCGCGGAGTTCGTCTACGGCGCGAACGACGGCATCGTGACGACCTTCGCGGTCGTGGCCGGAGTCGCGGGCGCGTCGCTGTCGCCGTCCATCGTCCTCGTCCTCGGCGCGGCCAACCTCTTCGCCGACGGCTTCTCGATGGGGATGAGCAACTACCTGAGCAGGCAGTCCGAACTCGCATACCGGGAGAGTCAGGGCGACGACGCCGACCCCGACGGCAAGTCCCCCGCCAGCACCGCGCTGGCGACGTTCGTCGCGTTCGTCCTCGCGGGCGTGATGCCGCTGGTCCCTTACGCGTTCGGCATCCGGCCGCTGTTCCCGGCCGCGGTCGCAGTTACCGGCGTCACCTTCTTCGCCGTCGGCGCGAGCAGGAGTCTCGTGACCGCCCGCGGGTGGGTGCGAAGCGGCGCGGAGATGTTCGCCATCGGAATGCTCGCGGCCGTCGTCGCGTTCGTCGTCGGCGACCTGTTGGCGGGCGCGGCGTGA